A single genomic interval of Eurosta solidaginis isolate ZX-2024a chromosome 3, ASM4086904v1, whole genome shotgun sequence harbors:
- the LOC137244312 gene encoding uncharacterized protein translates to MTTEGKFIFKMKITSAQHFEVLIAELEKNPCLTKGFQIGMALANFKQQWEAISIKLYSLGPPLRDSGGWQKVWRDLKFKVKKKLVKNREESNATGGGMNKQFTLSPLEEAVANLLQFDKQLSPEGIVQGVQLPVEQTIEA, encoded by the exons atgacgacagaaggaaaattt atattcaaaatgaaaataacgagtgcgcaacaTTTCGAAGTTCTTATAGCTGAGCTAGAAAAAAATCCTTGCCTAACAAAAGGCTTCCAAATAGGTATGGCACTAGCAAATTTTAAACAACAGTGGGAAGCGATCAGCATCAAATTATATTCTTTGGGACCACCTTTAAGAGACAGTGGCGGTTGGCAAAAA GTATGGCgagatttaaaatttaaagtgaagAAAAAACTGGTGAAAAATAGGGAAGAAAGCAATGCAACAGGTGGTGGCATGAATAAACAATTTACGCTAAGTCCGTTGGAAGAGGCAGTGGCCAACTTGCTGCAATTCGACAAGCAGCTGAGCCCGGAAGGGATTGTACAAGGTGTGCAGCTGCCGGTTGAGCAAACCATAGAAGCTTAA